The following proteins come from a genomic window of Posidoniimonas polymericola:
- a CDS encoding VIT domain-containing protein: MPTPRPLPVLLILAVLAPLASAQGLLIDDRHPLPRPIPLPGPRPTPVEGGYHVQSIDINATLNGQAAEVQVSQTFQNDSSRPLEVSFVFPLPYDAAVSGLTLLVDGKEHQGKLLSADEARRRFEAIVRSNRDPALLEWLGHGMFQTSVFPVPAGGQRTLTLRYSQLCRMSHGLTDLLLPLATAKYTSKPLEKLSVRVAINSHGPIASVYSPTHDLKIERSDDRHAVATYAAQNEIPSADLRLMVAANPPADSGPESGIGASVVSYRPNPNEPGYFLLLASPELADADAKPLPKTVLFVVDRSGSMTGKKLDQAKSALKFVLNNLNEEDTFNIIAYDDKVESFRPELQRCDDQQRRAAVGYVDGLFAGGSTNIDAALRRALGMLNDSDRPTYVLFLTDGLPTAGQTGEAAIVAATQGANNVRARVFPFGVGYDVNSRLLDRLARENFGATEYVRPNEDIEAAVSKLYRRIGAPVMTDVSVAFDLDGAKPEDGPAVTQLYPRGGFDLFAGDQTIVVGRYRHAGDARVTLSGAVAGKEEEHAFATSLAASSDDDSNAFVARLWATRRVGEIIDQLDLGGKNDELIKELVDLATHHGVVTQYTSFLADENADHNAVADNRTRADEETEALAASGGEFGFNQRAGKQILLKSNGPPMPATAPADAAPQELARQVMGRASGNAFFYDARRNRTRMADNIRQIGRKTFFRRDGKWVDSTVTDDELKQTNELKRYSPEYFQLAADNGRHVAQYLAIEEPVVVKVGGRVYSW, encoded by the coding sequence ATGCCTACGCCCCGTCCGCTGCCTGTCCTGTTGATTCTCGCCGTGCTCGCGCCGCTAGCATCGGCGCAGGGCCTGCTGATCGACGACCGCCACCCCCTGCCCCGCCCGATCCCGCTCCCCGGCCCACGGCCGACCCCTGTGGAAGGCGGCTACCACGTGCAGTCGATCGACATCAACGCCACGCTCAACGGCCAGGCGGCCGAGGTCCAGGTGTCGCAGACCTTCCAGAACGACTCGAGCCGGCCGCTGGAGGTCTCGTTCGTGTTCCCCCTGCCGTACGACGCGGCGGTCAGCGGGCTCACGCTGCTGGTCGACGGCAAGGAGCACCAGGGCAAGCTGCTCTCTGCCGACGAGGCCCGCCGCCGCTTCGAGGCGATCGTCCGCAGCAACCGGGACCCGGCGCTGCTCGAGTGGCTCGGCCACGGCATGTTCCAGACCAGTGTCTTCCCGGTGCCCGCCGGCGGACAGCGCACGCTGACGCTCCGCTACTCGCAGCTCTGCCGGATGTCGCACGGGCTGACCGACCTCTTGCTGCCGCTCGCCACGGCCAAGTACACCTCCAAACCGCTTGAGAAGTTGAGCGTGCGGGTTGCGATCAACTCACATGGGCCCATAGCGAGCGTCTACTCGCCGACGCACGACCTGAAGATCGAGCGCTCGGACGACCGCCACGCCGTGGCGACCTACGCCGCCCAGAACGAAATCCCGTCGGCCGACCTGCGGCTGATGGTCGCCGCCAACCCGCCGGCCGACTCGGGCCCAGAGTCTGGCATTGGCGCCAGCGTGGTGTCGTACCGCCCCAATCCCAACGAGCCGGGCTACTTCCTGCTGCTGGCGAGCCCCGAGTTGGCCGACGCCGACGCCAAGCCGCTGCCGAAGACCGTGCTGTTCGTCGTCGACCGCTCGGGAAGCATGACCGGCAAGAAGCTCGACCAGGCGAAGTCGGCTCTCAAGTTTGTGCTCAACAACCTCAACGAAGAGGACACCTTCAACATCATCGCGTACGACGACAAGGTCGAGTCGTTCCGGCCCGAGCTGCAGCGGTGCGACGATCAGCAACGCCGCGCGGCGGTCGGCTACGTCGACGGGCTGTTCGCCGGTGGCAGCACCAACATCGACGCCGCGCTGCGGCGGGCGCTCGGCATGCTGAACGACTCCGACCGCCCGACCTACGTGCTGTTCCTGACCGACGGCCTGCCGACCGCCGGTCAGACCGGCGAGGCCGCCATCGTCGCCGCAACGCAGGGAGCCAACAACGTGCGGGCGCGGGTGTTCCCGTTCGGCGTCGGGTACGACGTCAACAGCCGGCTGCTCGACCGGCTCGCCCGCGAGAACTTCGGCGCCACCGAGTACGTGCGGCCCAACGAGGACATCGAGGCCGCCGTCAGCAAGCTGTACCGCCGGATCGGCGCGCCGGTGATGACGGACGTGTCGGTCGCGTTCGACCTGGACGGCGCCAAGCCGGAGGACGGCCCGGCGGTGACGCAGCTCTACCCCCGCGGCGGGTTCGACCTGTTCGCCGGCGACCAGACGATTGTCGTGGGACGCTACCGCCACGCGGGCGACGCGCGGGTCACGCTCTCCGGAGCGGTCGCCGGCAAGGAGGAGGAGCACGCGTTCGCCACGAGCCTCGCCGCCAGCAGCGACGACGACTCCAACGCGTTTGTCGCCCGGCTGTGGGCAACCCGCCGGGTGGGCGAGATCATCGACCAGCTCGACCTGGGCGGCAAGAACGACGAGCTGATCAAGGAGCTGGTCGACCTGGCGACCCACCACGGCGTCGTGACGCAGTACACCTCGTTCCTGGCTGACGAGAACGCCGACCACAACGCGGTGGCCGACAACAGGACGCGGGCGGACGAAGAAACCGAGGCGCTCGCCGCGTCGGGCGGCGAGTTTGGCTTCAACCAGCGGGCCGGCAAGCAGATCCTGCTCAAGTCGAACGGGCCCCCGATGCCTGCCACCGCGCCCGCCGACGCGGCGCCGCAGGAACTGGCCCGACAGGTGATGGGGCGCGCCAGCGGCAACGCGTTCTTCTACGACGCCCGCCGCAACCGCACGCGGATGGCGGACAACATCCGCCAGATCGGCCGCAAGACGTTCTTCCGTCGCGACGGCAAGTGGGTCGACTCGACCGTCACCGATGACGAACTCAAGCAGACCAACGAGCTGAAGCGGTACAGCCCCGAGTACTTCCAGCTGGCGGCCGACAACGGCCGGCACGTCGCCCAGTACCTGGCGATTGAAGAACCTGTGGTGGTCAAGGTCGGCGGCCGGGTTTACTCGTGGTGA
- a CDS encoding TerC family protein, whose translation MPDFIATLLLLIALELVLGVDNIVVISIIVSRLPEQARQRARVIGLSLALAARLVMVAGFSWVLSLEEPIVLGMSVRDLILLGGGGFLMWKAVREIHHTVELIEDEPVEVAAPRRAMASAIGLILVLDMVFALDSVITAVGMTDNLWVIASAVIASFVVLLFAAGPVGDFVINNPTFKILALSFLITIGIVLMLEAMHHEVPKAYIYLPMGFATFVQLLQWRLLKNKSRKGEPVVTAKAE comes from the coding sequence ATGCCCGACTTCATTGCTACGCTGCTGCTCCTGATCGCGCTCGAGCTGGTGCTCGGCGTCGACAATATTGTGGTGATCTCGATCATCGTTTCGCGGCTTCCGGAGCAGGCCCGGCAGCGGGCCCGGGTGATCGGCTTGTCGCTGGCTCTCGCGGCTCGGCTGGTGATGGTGGCGGGATTCTCCTGGGTGCTGTCGCTTGAGGAGCCGATCGTGCTGGGCATGTCGGTCCGTGATTTGATCCTGCTGGGCGGCGGCGGGTTCCTGATGTGGAAGGCGGTCCGCGAGATCCACCACACGGTCGAGCTGATCGAGGACGAGCCGGTCGAGGTCGCCGCCCCGCGGCGGGCGATGGCGTCCGCGATCGGCCTGATCCTGGTGCTCGACATGGTGTTCGCGCTCGACTCGGTGATCACGGCGGTCGGCATGACGGACAACCTGTGGGTGATCGCGTCGGCGGTGATCGCATCGTTTGTGGTGCTGCTGTTCGCGGCCGGCCCGGTCGGCGACTTCGTGATCAACAACCCGACTTTCAAGATCCTGGCGCTGTCGTTCCTGATCACGATCGGCATCGTGTTGATGCTTGAGGCCATGCACCACGAGGTTCCCAAGGCGTACATCTACCTGCCGATGGGCTTCGCCACCTTCGTGCAGCTCTTGCAGTGGCGGCTGCTGAAGAACAAGTCGCGGAAGGGCGAGCCTGTGGTGACCGCGAAGGCGGAGTGA
- a CDS encoding OB-fold nucleic acid binding domain-containing protein, with amino-acid sequence MKITLWRSIAVASMGFAPLAVPANANAASDARSNTTNARESWIEQSPYYEQEAWYDVTEWFDGDDYTRTEEAWNDDSEGDGYSYDYRGSESNADSNSYGYDNRNGGDNWFYDYYDGQYFTYDDLSNDRIYRSAAVYSDYDNDGYFDAVLTAYDSNGDGLYESGDYYTLNSTADQKQGKQSKQGQQPQQSRQQELTGTVKNVKRASVRDTKHLVAMVKTDSGKQFACDLGPAKDMKNVDLAQGDKLTVAGPALKVGDKRVVMADWVKLQDSDQKTKVDRSEATLQGKVVDTKKASIRGQKHLLVKLKTDAGKKCLCDLGPADELDANFEQGDQLKVTGVPAKANGRKLVLAESVTIDGDKTRIHRAERLRGHSGNQSANSERHTSGQQALTSVQGEVRSTRQLSVRGNERNVAVIDANDGRQMLIDLGSADASQVSLQQGDRIQAKGIVTKAKNGKPVLLARTVMHDGQTTRIDNRQQRSSLTSASEISGKVQQLKTVTVNDSERQLARIKTDDGRTATVDFGSPDQDAGNISQGDTITAEGVSVKVADKTILVAFEVSPENGDSFKVDRGFDSQSDRSPASRR; translated from the coding sequence ATGAAGATTACGCTGTGGAGAAGTATCGCGGTTGCTAGTATGGGCTTCGCCCCATTGGCTGTGCCAGCCAACGCCAACGCCGCTTCGGACGCCCGGAGCAATACGACCAACGCTCGAGAGTCGTGGATCGAGCAGTCGCCCTACTACGAGCAGGAGGCGTGGTACGACGTCACCGAATGGTTTGACGGCGACGACTACACACGCACCGAAGAGGCGTGGAACGACGACAGCGAGGGCGACGGGTACTCGTACGACTACCGTGGGTCGGAATCGAACGCCGATTCGAATTCGTACGGCTACGACAACCGCAACGGCGGCGACAACTGGTTCTATGATTACTACGACGGCCAGTACTTTACCTACGACGACCTCAGCAACGACCGCATCTACCGTTCGGCGGCGGTCTACTCTGACTACGACAACGACGGCTACTTTGACGCCGTGCTCACCGCGTACGACTCGAACGGCGACGGCCTGTACGAGTCGGGCGACTACTATACTCTGAACTCGACCGCCGACCAGAAACAGGGGAAGCAGTCGAAGCAGGGTCAGCAGCCGCAGCAGTCGCGTCAGCAGGAGCTGACCGGCACGGTCAAGAACGTCAAGCGGGCGAGCGTGCGTGACACGAAGCACCTGGTCGCGATGGTCAAGACCGACAGCGGCAAGCAGTTCGCATGCGACCTCGGCCCCGCCAAGGATATGAAGAATGTGGACCTCGCACAGGGCGACAAGTTGACCGTGGCCGGCCCTGCTCTGAAGGTAGGCGACAAGCGCGTCGTGATGGCCGACTGGGTGAAGCTGCAGGACAGCGACCAGAAGACCAAGGTCGACCGCAGCGAGGCGACCCTGCAGGGCAAGGTGGTCGACACCAAGAAGGCCAGCATCCGCGGCCAGAAGCACCTGTTGGTGAAGCTGAAGACCGACGCCGGTAAGAAGTGCCTGTGCGACCTCGGCCCCGCCGACGAGCTCGACGCCAACTTTGAGCAGGGCGACCAGCTGAAGGTGACTGGGGTCCCCGCCAAGGCCAACGGCCGTAAGCTGGTCCTCGCCGAGTCGGTTACGATCGACGGTGACAAGACCCGGATCCACCGCGCAGAGCGGCTGCGAGGCCACTCGGGCAACCAGTCGGCTAACAGCGAGCGGCACACCAGCGGCCAGCAAGCGCTGACTAGCGTGCAGGGTGAGGTGCGGTCAACCCGCCAGCTCAGCGTACGCGGCAACGAGCGGAACGTCGCGGTGATCGATGCTAACGATGGCCGCCAGATGCTCATCGACCTCGGCTCGGCCGACGCTTCGCAGGTGTCGCTGCAGCAGGGCGACCGCATCCAGGCTAAGGGCATCGTGACCAAGGCTAAGAATGGCAAGCCTGTGCTGCTCGCCCGCACCGTGATGCACGATGGTCAGACGACCCGCATCGACAACCGCCAGCAGCGTTCGAGCCTAACCAGCGCCAGCGAGATCTCTGGCAAGGTGCAGCAGCTTAAGACCGTGACGGTCAATGATTCGGAGCGTCAGCTGGCCCGCATTAAGACCGATGACGGCCGCACCGCGACCGTCGATTTCGGTTCGCCGGATCAGGACGCGGGCAACATCTCGCAGGGCGACACCATTACCGCCGAGGGCGTGTCGGTGAAGGTCGCGGACAAGACGATCTTGGTGGCGTTCGAGGTCTCGCCAGAGAACGGCGACTCGTTCAAGGTCGACCGTGGCTTCGATAGCCAGTCAGACCGTAGCCCCGCTAGCCGCCGATAG
- a CDS encoding DUF1501 domain-containing protein: protein MHPNLLNRRTFLRDTGVGIGATALAGLLARDAAASASPSAGGAALLGGLPGLPHFAPKAKRVIFLCMAGGPSHLESFDNKPKLTELSGQPMPESITAGQPIAQLQGTELIAHGAMTRFKRYGQSGLEVSDFFPHTARLADDITVIKSMVTEQINHDPAHTFMNTGTAISGRPSMGSWVNYGLGSECDNLPGFVVLMSHSGRNPQPLSSRQWSAGFLPGRHQGVPFNATGDVVHYVGNPPGVDRQSQRRLIDRVTQLDAHRNQQTANPAIDSRIAAYELAFRMQASVPTLADCSDEPRSVLEKYGATPGDGTFASNCLLARRLAERGVRFIQLYHKGWDHHGGLKNNMTISAGSTDRPCWALVDDLKSRGLLDDTLVIWGGEFGRTPMVQNKGSEGIGRDHHIKGFTMWMAGGGVKPGVSYGATDDFGYHATENPVHVRDLHATMLALLGVDHARFAVKHQGLDLKLTGVEPARVVREVLA from the coding sequence ATGCACCCCAACCTCCTCAACCGCCGCACCTTCCTCCGCGACACGGGCGTCGGGATCGGCGCGACCGCGCTGGCCGGGCTGCTCGCCCGCGACGCGGCCGCCTCGGCGAGCCCCTCAGCGGGCGGCGCAGCATTGCTCGGCGGCCTGCCGGGGCTGCCGCACTTTGCCCCCAAGGCCAAGCGGGTAATCTTCCTCTGCATGGCGGGCGGGCCGTCGCACTTGGAGTCGTTCGACAACAAGCCGAAGCTCACCGAGCTTTCCGGCCAGCCGATGCCCGAGTCGATCACCGCCGGCCAGCCGATAGCGCAGCTGCAGGGCACCGAGCTGATCGCGCATGGGGCGATGACCCGCTTCAAGCGTTACGGGCAGAGCGGCTTGGAGGTGAGCGACTTCTTCCCGCACACCGCCCGCCTGGCCGACGACATCACCGTGATCAAGTCGATGGTCACCGAGCAGATCAACCACGACCCGGCCCACACGTTCATGAACACCGGCACGGCGATCAGCGGCCGTCCGTCGATGGGGTCGTGGGTCAACTACGGCCTGGGGAGCGAGTGCGACAACCTGCCCGGTTTCGTGGTGCTGATGAGCCACTCGGGCCGCAACCCGCAGCCGCTGTCTTCGCGGCAGTGGTCGGCCGGCTTCCTGCCGGGCCGGCACCAGGGCGTGCCGTTCAACGCGACGGGCGACGTCGTGCACTACGTCGGCAACCCGCCCGGGGTTGACCGCCAGTCGCAGCGCCGCCTGATCGACCGCGTCACCCAACTCGACGCGCACCGCAACCAGCAGACCGCCAACCCGGCGATCGACTCCCGCATTGCGGCCTACGAGCTGGCGTTTAGGATGCAGGCCTCGGTGCCGACGCTGGCCGACTGCTCCGACGAGCCGCGGAGCGTCCTCGAGAAGTACGGCGCCACGCCGGGCGACGGCACGTTCGCCTCGAACTGCCTGCTCGCCCGTCGGCTCGCCGAGCGCGGCGTCCGCTTCATCCAGCTCTACCACAAGGGCTGGGACCATCACGGCGGGCTGAAAAATAACATGACGATCAGCGCCGGCTCGACCGACCGCCCCTGCTGGGCCCTGGTCGACGACCTGAAGTCGCGCGGCCTCTTGGACGACACTCTGGTCATCTGGGGGGGCGAGTTCGGCCGCACGCCAATGGTGCAGAACAAGGGGAGCGAGGGCATCGGCCGCGACCACCACATCAAGGGCTTCACCATGTGGATGGCCGGCGGTGGCGTTAAGCCGGGCGTCAGTTACGGCGCGACCGACGACTTTGGCTATCACGCCACCGAAAACCCAGTTCACGTCCGCGACCTGCACGCCACGATGCTCGCCCTGCTGGGCGTCGACCACGCCCGCTTCGCGGTGAAGCACCAGGGCCTCGATCTGAAGCTCACCGGCGTCGAGCCAGCGCGGGTCGTGCGCGAGGTGCTGGCCTAG
- a CDS encoding DUF480 domain-containing protein → MQAVDPTDGPKWQAIERNERRVLGVLVEKAKTTPAGYPLSLNSLRTGCNQKSNRFPAMELEEHHVEDAVEGLQKLGAVTRLQGDGRTEKFRHHAYEWFGVDKYELAVMTELLLRGAQTLGELRARASRMEAIKTQGDLQPIVDALVERGLIIYLTPPGRGAMVTHNLYQPQELEKVQREHGGGQVVAQPAPTPSPAPQAPANPPPTSARPNEAPSAAPEIMQPGFREDPPRPPAPSPSNGDWKAEVDKLRGELAELREEYKSEVAELRAELEDVLRQLTG, encoded by the coding sequence ATGCAGGCAGTCGACCCCACCGATGGACCCAAGTGGCAGGCGATCGAGCGCAACGAGCGGCGCGTGCTCGGCGTGCTGGTCGAGAAGGCCAAGACCACGCCGGCGGGCTACCCGCTGTCCCTCAACTCGCTGCGGACCGGCTGCAACCAGAAGAGCAACCGCTTCCCGGCGATGGAGCTCGAGGAGCACCACGTCGAGGACGCGGTCGAGGGACTGCAGAAGCTCGGCGCCGTGACCCGCCTGCAGGGCGACGGCCGCACCGAGAAGTTCCGCCACCACGCCTACGAATGGTTCGGCGTCGACAAGTACGAGCTGGCGGTGATGACCGAGCTGCTGCTCCGCGGCGCCCAGACGCTCGGCGAGCTCCGTGCCCGCGCGTCGCGGATGGAGGCGATCAAGACCCAGGGCGACCTGCAGCCGATCGTCGACGCGCTGGTCGAGCGCGGCCTGATTATCTACCTCACCCCGCCCGGCCGCGGCGCGATGGTGACCCACAACCTGTACCAGCCGCAGGAGCTGGAGAAGGTGCAGCGCGAGCACGGCGGCGGCCAGGTCGTCGCGCAGCCCGCGCCGACGCCCTCGCCAGCCCCTCAGGCCCCAGCCAACCCGCCACCGACCTCGGCCCGACCGAACGAGGCGCCATCGGCCGCGCCCGAGATCATGCAGCCCGGCTTCCGCGAGGACCCGCCCCGCCCACCGGCCCCATCCCCATCGAACGGCGACTGGAAGGCCGAGGTCGACAAGCTCCGCGGCGAGCTCGCCGAGCTCCGCGAGGAGTACAAGAGCGAGGTCGCCGAGCTGCGGGCCGAGCTCGAGGACGTGCTGCGACAATTGACTGGGTAG
- a CDS encoding glycoside hydrolase family 43 protein yields MTRNPVIWADVPDMAILRDGDTYYMSSTTMHMSPGVPIMKSHDLVDWKLVGYAYDTLDDADALNVENGQSAYGAGSWASSLRKHDGVYYVTTFSGTTRKNYVYTTDDIEHGPWKKQSFEPMLHDHSLFFDDGRAYMIYGGGDIRLVELKADLSGVKPGGVDQVIVRDAGAVAGGRRGLPAEGSQMVKHDGRYYLFNITWPRGDMRTQIVHRADQLTGPYEGRVVLHDQGVAQGTIVDTPDGDWYAFIFQDHGAVGRTPWLVPVRWEDGWPVHGVDGKAPRVLDLPADPDGLAGPDGLSGIVASDDFERAAGDRPLPLAWQWNHNPVNELWSLDQRPGWLRLTTGRVDQTLVQTRNTLTQRTFGPACSATVKLDASGLRDGDVAGLGLLQRQYGYVGVQNDGGQLAVVAVAAERYQPSEQARTPIDQPVVYLRAECDFRDREGGPGWVDRGGFAYSLDGQEWKSIGDPLPMAYTLPHFMGYRFALFSLSTNTPGGHADFDDFTISDQLRAGE; encoded by the coding sequence GTGACCCGCAATCCCGTAATCTGGGCCGATGTGCCCGACATGGCGATCCTGAGGGACGGCGACACGTACTACATGAGCAGCACCACGATGCACATGTCGCCCGGCGTGCCGATCATGAAGTCGCACGACCTCGTCGACTGGAAGCTGGTCGGCTACGCGTACGACACGCTCGACGACGCCGACGCGCTGAACGTGGAGAACGGCCAGTCTGCCTACGGCGCCGGCTCTTGGGCCAGCAGCCTGCGGAAGCACGACGGCGTCTACTACGTCACTACCTTCTCAGGAACCACGCGTAAGAACTACGTCTACACGACCGACGACATCGAGCACGGGCCGTGGAAGAAGCAGTCGTTCGAGCCGATGCTGCACGACCACTCGTTGTTCTTCGACGACGGCCGCGCTTACATGATCTACGGCGGCGGCGATATCCGGCTGGTGGAGCTCAAGGCCGACCTGTCGGGCGTGAAGCCGGGCGGGGTCGATCAGGTTATCGTCCGCGACGCCGGCGCCGTGGCGGGCGGTCGGCGGGGCTTGCCGGCAGAGGGATCGCAGATGGTCAAGCACGACGGCCGCTACTACCTGTTCAACATCACCTGGCCGCGGGGCGATATGCGGACGCAGATTGTCCATCGGGCCGACCAGCTCACCGGACCGTACGAGGGCCGCGTGGTGCTGCACGACCAGGGCGTCGCGCAGGGCACGATCGTCGACACGCCCGACGGCGACTGGTACGCGTTCATCTTCCAGGACCACGGCGCCGTGGGCCGCACGCCGTGGCTCGTGCCGGTGCGTTGGGAGGACGGCTGGCCGGTGCACGGCGTCGATGGCAAGGCGCCGCGCGTGCTTGACCTGCCGGCCGACCCCGACGGCTTGGCCGGCCCCGATGGCCTGTCTGGAATCGTCGCCTCGGACGACTTCGAGCGGGCCGCGGGCGACCGGCCGCTGCCGCTCGCCTGGCAGTGGAACCACAACCCTGTGAATGAGCTGTGGTCGCTCGACCAGCGGCCCGGCTGGCTGCGGCTGACGACCGGCCGCGTGGACCAGACCCTGGTGCAGACCCGCAACACGCTCACGCAGCGGACCTTCGGACCGGCGTGCTCCGCCACGGTCAAGCTCGACGCGTCCGGCCTGCGGGACGGCGATGTCGCCGGGCTCGGCCTGCTGCAGCGGCAGTACGGGTATGTCGGTGTTCAGAATGACGGCGGGCAACTGGCGGTGGTGGCCGTGGCGGCCGAGCGGTACCAGCCGAGCGAGCAAGCGCGGACGCCGATCGACCAGCCGGTGGTCTACCTGCGAGCAGAGTGCGACTTCCGCGATCGAGAGGGTGGCCCCGGCTGGGTCGACCGCGGCGGCTTCGCCTACAGTCTTGACGGCCAGGAGTGGAAATCGATCGGCGACCCCTTGCCGATGGCGTACACCTTGCCACACTTCATGGGTTACCGCTTCGCGCTGTTCAGTCTGTCGACCAATACGCCGGGCGGTCACGCCGACTTTGACGACTTCACGATCAGCGACCAGCTTCGCGCCGGGGAATAA
- a CDS encoding PSD1 and planctomycete cytochrome C domain-containing protein: protein MPTRTTTLLAAASMLTLVGGARGEIDFNALVRPILSDKCFQCHGPDSAHRAADLRLDVEDAAKADRGGLRAIDADAPGESEVLTRIFADDEGLVMPPPEAHKDLTEKEKQTLRSWIEAGAPYAPAWAYVPPKWTEPPPPGDAADATDWPANWIDRFVLDRLQREELSPSDQADPVTLARRLAFDLTGLPPSQEMVDKFAAHPTDAAYEQMVDQHLASPRFGERMAIYWLDLVRYADTVGYHGDQNQTVWPYRDYVIHAFNTSKPFDEFTIEQLAGDLVPDADQDERIASGYNRLLQTSHEGGVQLKEYRAIYQADRVRNVSQVWMAATMGCCQCHDHKFDPLSIKEFYQLGAFFADVDDEEHLVNPYGNLNRNPSPRNPELPVQSVYQRQRLAEIKQQIAELTAAGASPEELAALTTLRKRLAKPVSMPISASTTPREVRVLGRGDWQDESGEVVPPAAPESLGWRPLPGRATRLDLARWLVDPDRGAGLLTARVMANRFWGLMFGEGLASVMDDFGGQGQPPTHPALLDNLSVEFVRSGWDVKHMMKQIAMSRAYRQSSYASAELLERDPANQLLARQGRFRLPAEMIRDNALTASGLLINELGGPSVKPYQPVDYYEHLNFPRRKYQASTDADQWRRGVYVHWQRQYLHPMLKAFDAPTREECTARRPRSSTPLATLTLLNDPTFVEAARVMATEALAAASEDDARVDELFRRAVSRPADEVEHKAILSLVHEQRDHYTALPQEAERLLGVGLSEAAQGIATPELAAWTFACRAVLNLGETITRN from the coding sequence ATGCCCACTCGGACCACAACGCTCCTCGCTGCTGCCAGCATGCTAACCCTCGTTGGCGGCGCGCGCGGCGAGATCGACTTCAACGCCCTGGTGCGGCCGATCTTGTCGGACAAGTGCTTCCAGTGCCACGGGCCGGACTCGGCGCACCGCGCGGCGGACCTGCGGCTGGATGTCGAGGACGCGGCGAAGGCGGACCGCGGCGGTCTCCGGGCGATTGACGCCGACGCGCCCGGCGAAAGCGAGGTGCTCACTCGGATCTTCGCCGACGACGAGGGGCTCGTCATGCCGCCGCCCGAGGCGCACAAGGACCTCACCGAGAAAGAGAAGCAGACGCTCCGCTCCTGGATCGAGGCCGGCGCGCCCTACGCCCCCGCCTGGGCGTACGTGCCTCCGAAGTGGACCGAGCCCCCACCACCCGGCGATGCAGCCGACGCGACCGACTGGCCCGCCAACTGGATCGACCGGTTCGTGCTCGACCGTTTGCAGCGGGAAGAGCTTTCGCCTTCCGACCAGGCCGATCCGGTCACGCTCGCGCGGCGGCTGGCGTTCGACCTGACCGGGCTGCCGCCGAGCCAAGAGATGGTCGACAAGTTCGCCGCCCACCCGACCGACGCGGCCTACGAGCAGATGGTTGATCAGCACCTCGCCTCGCCACGATTTGGCGAGCGGATGGCGATCTACTGGCTCGACCTCGTGCGGTACGCCGACACGGTCGGCTACCACGGCGACCAGAACCAAACCGTCTGGCCGTACCGCGACTACGTCATCCACGCGTTCAACACGAGCAAGCCGTTCGACGAGTTCACCATCGAGCAGCTCGCCGGCGACCTCGTGCCCGACGCCGACCAGGACGAACGGATCGCGTCGGGCTACAACCGGCTGCTGCAGACCTCGCACGAGGGGGGCGTGCAGCTCAAGGAGTACCGCGCAATCTACCAGGCCGACCGCGTGCGGAACGTGTCGCAGGTCTGGATGGCGGCCACGATGGGCTGCTGCCAGTGCCACGACCACAAGTTCGACCCGCTGTCGATCAAGGAGTTCTACCAGCTCGGCGCGTTCTTCGCCGATGTCGACGATGAGGAGCACCTCGTCAACCCTTACGGCAACCTCAACCGGAACCCAAGCCCACGCAACCCGGAGCTGCCGGTCCAGAGCGTTTACCAGCGGCAGCGCCTCGCAGAGATCAAGCAGCAGATCGCCGAGCTCACGGCGGCCGGCGCGTCGCCCGAGGAGCTGGCCGCGCTAACAACGCTACGCAAGCGGCTCGCCAAGCCGGTAAGCATGCCTATCTCGGCGTCGACCACGCCCCGCGAGGTGCGGGTGCTGGGCCGCGGCGACTGGCAGGACGAGTCAGGCGAGGTGGTCCCGCCGGCGGCGCCGGAGTCGCTTGGCTGGCGCCCGCTGCCGGGCCGCGCGACGCGGCTCGACCTGGCCCGTTGGCTGGTCGACCCTGATCGGGGCGCCGGTCTGCTGACCGCGCGGGTGATGGCCAACCGGTTCTGGGGCCTGATGTTCGGCGAGGGCCTGGCGTCGGTGATGGACGACTTCGGCGGCCAGGGCCAGCCGCCGACGCACCCCGCGCTGCTCGACAACCTGTCGGTCGAATTCGTCCGATCTGGCTGGGACGTCAAGCACATGATGAAGCAGATCGCGATGAGCCGGGCGTACCGGCAGTCGTCGTACGCCTCGGCCGAGTTGCTCGAGCGCGACCCGGCGAACCAACTGCTCGCGCGGCAGGGCCGGTTCCGGCTGCCGGCTGAGATGATCCGCGACAACGCGCTGACCGCCAGCGGCCTGCTGATCAACGAGCTCGGCGGCCCGAGCGTCAAGCCGTACCAGCCGGTCGACTACTACGAGCACCTCAACTTCCCTCGCCGCAAGTACCAGGCGAGCACCGACGCCGACCAGTGGCGCCGCGGCGTTTACGTGCACTGGCAGCGGCAGTACCTGCACCCGATGCTCAAGGCGTTCGACGCGCCGACCCGCGAGGAGTGCACCGCTCGCCGGCCGCGGTCGAGCACCCCGCTGGCAACCCTCACCCTGCTCAACGACCCGACGTTCGTCGAGGCGGCCCGCGTAATGGCGACCGAGGCCCTCGCCGCCGCTAGCGAAGACGACGCCCGGGTCGACGAGCTGTTCCGCCGCGCTGTCTCACGGCCGGCCGACGAGGTTGAGCACAAGGCAATCTTGTCGCTGGTTCACGAACAACGCGACCACTACACCGCCCTGCCGCAAGAAGCCGAGCGGCTGCTCGGCGTCGGGCTGAGCGAGGCGGCCCAAGGAATAGCAACGCCCGAGCTCGCCGCGTGGACCTTCGCTTGCCGCGCCGTGCTGAACCTCGGCGAGACGATCACCCGGAACTGA